Below is a window of Quercus robur chromosome 6, dhQueRobu3.1, whole genome shotgun sequence DNA.
ctaTAAAggtatttatttaaaatgttgTACCATTCTATTCAACCAAAATTCACTGTTTCATATACAGTTTTCTTAGGTTgagtttttttacttttttattgtatttttatctttacgtatcattttaagtaaaaacacatattttacacacaaaaaataaaaaaacttagaataaaaacacttttcatcctttatgtttaGGATAGTATACAGTTCctccttaaatttaaaaatcaagcaatttttctcttaatatttttgaaaatagcaaatatgtcatattatTATTCTCTTAGTTAAACCTTAAcgaaaatttatgatttttaaaatagtatattatataatgtctaaaatacctccattaaattttaacatcccaaaaattttattcacGTACTTTGAGTTTTAGATGGTGGTAtaaagtgttttatttattacgtagattattgattttttaggtttaaataTTCGTAACTCATAGTTTATCTAATGGAAAATTCGACGACACATGTCTtttgttacctttttttttaaaaaaaaaatattttcttaccTAAAATGGGTGTCATTAAAAACTAAGTAAACTAAGCATTGCTTCTAGACTCATGTAGAACgataaagaaaaaagtatgaacgacaaaattttcattaggTGTGGTTGAAGGTATTTGATGAAGAGTTTCAATTGTAGCATATAACAACATTcattatgaaaatttaaatgttgTGAGATGTCTTAGCAAAAATTAGCTGCTTATTGTTGGAAAATGATAATATTTGTAAacattcttagaagtttttagtGAGTGGATATTACCTTTAGCAAATAAGTACTAGGACACTataatagtaaaatagatattcataTGTTAAATAACTACCATAACTTTGTATGTGATAAAAATTCTTATACGAACGAGATTAACTTTGTATGACATACATTTTTTATGTACATAGTTTCATACTTcttcaaatagaaattttatcttaattttatCACTCAAGAGATAGCACGTGTAGGCTGCATGTGCCACCctaactaatatatataaaaagtgccAATGCGCAAACAGTAATTCGCTACCATGCATTTGGTTTGTTCAACCTGCACTATTCATtagcctttcttttctttcttttttcatggtAAGCCGGTTTAGTTTGTGCTattcttgtcttttcttttaaatatttatatgtgtatatacAGTTACACTGACTTAATAAAttctcacaatattttcacaattattgacaatttgcattgttcatcggccttttttttgttttttttttcacagtaCGCCGGTTTTGCTTGTtatcttttgtcttttcttttaaatatttatacgTACATACACAATTACACTGACACAATAAattcttacaatatttttacaattattgaggtgtcaattttttaaaggtcaagataaaataataaaataagagactGAGACCAATCACAACTGGAAATAAATGTATTAtgaatcaatatataaaaaagcgTCAATGCACAAATTGGTTTGTTCAACCCGCACTGTTTATtagccttttttcttttcttttttcacagtAAGCCGGTTTAGTTTGTgctatttttgtcttttcttttaaatatttatatgtgcaTATACAATTACACTGACTTAATAAAttctcacaatattttcacaattattgacaatTTGCACTGttcatcttccttcttctttttttttcacagtaCGCCGGTTTTGCTTGTTCTCtattgtcttttcttttaaatatttatacgTGCATACACAGTTACACTGACACGACAaattcttacaatattttcacaattattgaggtgtcaattttttaaaggccaagataaaataataaaataagagactAAGACCAatcacaactgaaaataaatgtattatgaaaatattatatcaCCTTTTTCTTGtcacaattttttcacaatcaCCAAGATCTCAGTTccttataaatcaaaataaaataaaataaaaagaaatgctatatctacaactttttcacaataatttcaaaacaaattttatgtggcaAAGTATTTGTGatgaataaaaaagtgatatcagtAGTGGGCTcagtttaaaaccaataacaacttgtcatttagaatttgttataaaaatgttattgaTTTAGCATTtccctcaaataaaataaaaatatatatattcggATCCTAAaaatgaaagtattgtgaaaatgttgttgtATGGGGCACAACTCCCCCTAGGGCTCCTATGTTCGTAAGATCCAATGCATTGGAGCCCTATATACAAGGCTTTAACCTTGTTAGGCCGTGGACCTTGGACCCTGGACCCTGGACCTTAGGGCCTTGCATGTGCATATGTGTCCCATTGGGCTCACGGCCTTAGTCCAGATAAGTCTTGGTAACCTTCCAAAACTCAAAGACCACAATGATACCATTATGACACAAACTGCAAATGTAATTCCCTGCCGGTCAACTCTAACCCGACCGGGAAGTGCAGATCTCTCAGGAAGGTGGATTCATAGATGCTCGACATTGCCTTGGGAAGTAACGCTGCCAGGAAGATCTCCTGAAGTAGGGAGCTAGTTCCAATGCCATTCTCACCACACCCCACTCCcaactaaacatccacttagcAATAATAAAATTAGACCTCTTGTACCACTAACCACAAGAGTAATCATAGCTCCCCACTAATTATAAGACTATAAATAAGAGAAGCTAAGGAGGAGAAAAGGTTGTTGAGAGGGGCGCAAGGCAACAAAGAATACAGAGAGAGGGAAAGCGTGAAGTCAGTGCAGGAGTAGTATAGAAAGAGTAAAACAGTTCAGAGAGAGAGGCAATTAAGTTGGGTCCCTGGGCTGAGAACGACctaaagtaggaaatcctaaacccacttcataaataaattgtgagcccaagtgaggttcAGCCCAATAACCTCATTTTTGGCGCGCATAgttgtgatattttgttgttttcttagactttttttttagtatatatagtCAAATTGGGTGAGCTAAAATTCACGATTTTACGCACAATTttctcgtttttttttttaatgcataattttataaccagtaataatttttcacctagatttattgtaaaaatgttgtggacgtaaaaaaataaaataataaaatatcaaactgGGGCCTACCACAgctggaaataaaaaatattgcaaaaatgTTATGACATTTTGTTATGTTcctaaacttcttttttgtgtgacattttgttgtgttccttggtttctttttttgtttagtaaaatttgttaagccaaaattcattgttttaggcATAATTTTCAATtggctttttatttgtttttttttttttttaaatacacggTTAAAAATGGTTAGCCCAGTTTAAAACCagtaacaatttaccacctaggatttattatgaaaatattgtgaacgtaacattactctaaaataaaataataaaatatcagacCAGGATCCACCAtagctaaaaataaaggtattgtaaaaatatcttgacattttgttgtgttcctaaacttcttttcttttttggtttagtcagtttgttgaaccaaaattcattattttatacatagtttttttaggttgattttttttaacacattgttttacacacatacacacatgcACAAATTGACAAAGTAGCACTTTcctcctttatgtttggggtagtttcaTTCCCCCCAAACtaaagttgaataatttcctccttataattcctaaaatatttcattgtgcaatgtctaaaatactcctactaaattttaatgtcccaaaaaaaaatttcgtgtattttgaattttatgtgATAGACCAGTAGTCATGCTTGGAAAGTTAGAATGATGATATAtggtattttatttgttatctaGAGAATACTAATTTATTAGGTTTAAAGCTTCTAgacttataattttatctaatagtAACTTTGATGACAGatgttttttgttattttgttctttttttaatttcttttcttggttaaaagggtgttcattaaaaataagtaaactaaACATCGTAgttaaacttataaaataagatgataaaGAATGaagtataaataacaaaatcttcatTGTAGATGATTGCAAGCatttaatttgatgaagatcttcaaaaaaattgtaacatatatcatcatttattgcaaaaatttaaatattatggaAAGATGATGAcatagtatttaaattttatgatgAGTAGTAAATAGATATTCAAATagctattttaaatttaagtacatGACTTCATActtcttcaacaaaaaaaatctatattaattttctcactAAAGGGGCAACCCGTGCAACCCACActagtacttataaaaaattacaataataattGAAGGCAGTCAATAAGAATATTAATCACTTACTTATATCTTTCTCAAAGTCTTATAGATTTGTatttcaagccaaaaaaaaaaaatttcaacaaacttTATTGTAATCTAAGGCTACAATTCCActgaatatatttttattgaaaatgaattatgataaatccaccattagattacattttcttcttatatcctccatacttgtaaaatattgaagataaataaaaaaaaaagtaataactatgtcatcaatgaaatgtttaaatttcaaaattttgtaatttaaaattatgcataaaaaaataagtttatggatcgaatagtaaataatatctgattaatACGAAATTTAACATAAATGTTAAGCATATAAAGAATATTatattcaacggttagattttcaaatataatcatgttaatttttttatgggagtTGTAACATCAtactacaatcaattttgtaaccaaactttatcgaaattttttttttttttttgggtggctGAGAAAGACTCACCAGTTGAGTTAATTGGCATCTTAATATGGTTAAAAATGATCActtaaagatgtcttctctttctctccaataaaaaaatgacttCTCTTGATTCTAAACCTCACGTTGGatcatataaaataatttgggttGGGCTCCACTTTGTACCAAAAGCCCAACCAACCATTGTAGTTAATGTCGTTACTTGCCGCCAGTCGCCAAACACTTAATAGGAAGGTTGGTTGAGTCCGAAAGAACAAGTAACAACTACCATTCTATACCCACTTCAGTTTTCTTTTTGTCCCTCAGCAAGCATACCATAACATAATGTTCCTTTCCAAAATTGTATCGCTTAGACCAACCGTCCCATGCCCAAGTCCAAGTCCAAGTCAATCACGCTGCTGCAAGAACGTGAGGCTTGTCGAGGTCGAggttgttacttgttagttgCTACCAAATTTTGTAGATACATACTTGCCACTTgtatttctcattttttctagCATTCATAGACCAGACTGAAATTCACCTTATTTTCACAATCTTTAAACATAGCACCTGTTCTTGGTTATTGCACTTGATTTTAAGTCTTCCTGTAAAGGTGTAGCCATAATGCAAGCATTGTAAGTTCACTTGGTGAAATGGGTGCTTTTTCCACGGACTCTCAGAAGAAACCAGAGCTGACCTTGAAGATTCAAGGTCTTTTTGAGGTAATTTAGGAGTCCTCTCTCTATATTTTTCTCAATTCAAATGTCTAGCTAAGTCTGGTAGTATATattgaaaatgggaaaaaagggCTGTAATGTAGATCTTAATTTGTCTGTTACATAGACTTGAAAACTGTATATATGCACATTTAGGTGCCTGCTGCTATTTgtattttaaagcattttgaatTCATAAAGTAGATCTTTACCAGTTGTTTCAGATTCTTTGCATACACAATGGTCAACATTGGTGCTGTTCTAAACACTCCATTGTATTATTTGAGGCTTGTAGCTCTGCTTAACCCCCCTGCATGCGGATTTACATTAACAAAACAAGGGGCGTCTTTTTGGACGAGTGATATAGATAGTAGATAGTAGATACCATGTTGTTAGCATTTGAAATGTATGCTTTCACCTTTGCAAGACAACCATAAGGTAAAccactttcaaaaataaaaagtgatgaGTAGTATCTCGTATATGGTTAAAATAGGATGTGCTGGATTGTATTTTTCATGGAAATGCATAAATGATCAGagcattcatttattataaactGTTTTGTATTAATCATGCTCTAATCACTATTCAGTGTTTCATTCTTGCAGCATCATagctaatttttacattttttcttCAGATATAACTTGAATTTGCGAGCAAAACAAGACACAGAAAAGACAGCCAAAATCATGTGTTCCACAATACACGTACTGAGTCGAGTACAGCTCGACTTGGCTAACTCCCAATCCTTTAATTTAACCGGGTCCAAAGAAGTATATATGGCACTATCACTATCCCTatccctctttcttttcttttcttttttcttttttttttctttttttttattgaattccTTTACCGACTAGTAATTAGAAGATAACCTATATTTTTCCTTGACAATGACAGGATGATATAGATAAATGGTGCTTCGCGATTGCTTTTGTGGCTCGATTGTTTATTTATGCTGCAGTTTTAGGTGCGTTACCTCCAACCCGTAACGAATTTCTTcctaattgaaaagaaaattaaggtAATGAAATTGCATACAGAAATTAAAAGCTGATGTTAAATAATTCATGATCGTTCAATATTGCAGCATTGCTCGCGATTGTTGTATTTATGATTATGAGGTATCTTGAAAACTTGGAGGATCGGAGGATCGAAGGGGAAGAGGTAGGAACTGAAACAAATCCATTGTTGTCAGCAAAGACAATGCCAATCACATATGGAACTTGTGGAGACGATTTGGAATCAGGGAATTTTAGTTGTAGTAGTAGTAGCAATAGTGGTAGTAGTAATAATACTAGTACTTCCTCAGAGGACTTGTATGATGGAAAAGTATGTGTAATATGCTATGATGAGCAACGCAATTGTTTCTTTGTGCCTTGTGGTCACTGTGCTTCCTGTTATGCCTGTGCTCAAAGGTATGGATTACAGTGGATTATGTTATTGACTTATTGTATGAttcaatatataaatctcttacggaaaatacattttgttttgcagGATTTTTAATGAAGAAAACAAGACGTGCCCAGTATGCCGAAGATCCATTGgcaaaataagaaaactttttGCCTCTtaggactatatatatatatatatatatatatatatatttttttttttttcctttattttgcgtgaacaaatatatttgtaatttttgggAGAGGATTGGAAAAATGTCACTGggctagtttttgttttttgttttgggctGAAAATGTCACTGGGCTAGTTGATAGCAAAGTAGGAAAAAAGTGAGGTAGAGTATATAGGGTTTGCTTAATTCAGAATTCTTTTTCTAATTGGGCCCATTAAGACCAATCTGTTATGTATTCGACTTTCGGCTTCCAGCACcagtgaaataaaaaataaaaaaaatagatagaatTTTTTAGGGGCAAGACTCACCTGCATTCCtatactcttttttcttttttcccaaaCATGGTGAGAAGCGTTGCCAAGAATTGATCCAAATGAAATAGGACAGAAAAGATAATGGAATGAATCAAAATGTTCATTCAATTTTTCAGATCtctcctttctcaaaaaaaaaaaaaaatcagatctctCGTTCCACTTCAACTCAAAATGCTGAAGAGGGTAATCGAATTCATATAAATGGGTTGGGGATTAGTATATATAAATTCTCAACTCAAACTCTTAATACAGAAAAGCCCCGGTTCACGAAATGATTTAGAGCCCTTAATGGACCATTGTATTGATGAGATTGATTTTTGGACATCTTctactcaaattttcatttaagaaaaataattgtgaaattaaaAGCCACAcatatttcttctcaaaataaaaaagttacacATTTAAATatgttagattttaaaaatatatatatatagatacgaTATATTTAAACCTACATTCGTTTCATGATAATATTTACCCATAAgccaaaaaaattgattgatttttagTGAAAGTTGGATTCAAATCCATATCCCTTAgtcaacaataaaaaattactaattaaactaattgaaatctacaaatttatattatatatataaaaccaaagttGTTTGGTTTTTAGTTGACCTCATAAAAATTAACGCATAGATTTTTTAGAACTCACAATTTTACACgtcattatttatatatatatatatatataaattaattggtATTAAATTCTTATTattctaatttatatttttaatttatttttaaaaaaaaatttaaaggaaattgacttctttttttttttttttttttgagaaggaaaaggaaattgacttgaaattctattttatattttaacccTCTATTATAATCTTGTCCGAtcataatttctttaaatattaGAATAAGTAGtttcatatacaaatacaatcataataaatatttattaataattactctaaatattaaattttcatatttaaaaaaatatatatattttctcctAGTATATTAGAATTCATgcccctcttcttcttcttcttctatttctttttttcttgtaacatttaaataaataaataaataaaactaatttcAACATAAACcttataaaatagaatttaacTACTGTAAGAGAAATGATACATACACCTAAaacattatataatttttcGGAATATAAAACCGCATGATAACTATACTGTAAATTATTAGTAGTGTGGCCCATGGGCCTAGTATGACACTTTTATAATCTGTTGAAGCTTGACTTAGCAGTACGGtaaagcaaaaagaaagaaagaaaaaaaagtagtaaagtAAAGCGGTTAAGCTGTACCTAATTTTCGCGTCTATGTGGAGCGCAGAGACTTGATGACATCGATGATTGATGAATCTGATGGGGACATGCACTAAACAAAGGGTAGGGAGGAATGATCAAATTCTACATCATTAGGCAAACAAAGGggatttattattttccttctcaaaaaaaaaaaaaaaaagattttttttcttttaaaaaaatacctaACTGAGAAGTTCATACTTCATAGTGCAGGACTTGTTATGGGAATAATTACTCAAAAAACCCTTataattttatcttaattttcaATTGTGTTAATCTTaatcctaaaaaaataatttttaaaattattgcaaTATAAAATCTTAAGAAGTCcctcttaataaataaaataaaataacaaaaactttACGAAAGGTATTCTTAGAACTTATTTAAGACCAAAATATCCCTCAATATAAATCACATATGAtgttttgtattaaaaaataaaaaactcaaaaaatctTAACAAATAAACACAATATCATAAGgatatcatcattttttttggaaattttttcttgGCACCAAAATGTTGTGTGGTACCTTACTAATGTTAGTATCCAATACATTTAAATGCAATtcacttgaaattttattatgtttggTTCATACTAATTCATTGAGAGTACTAATTaagataatttaaaattttcaaaatgaattgaatattttagactttaatatataatttggaaACGCCTTTAAACTTTGTGGCAAATGAATTAAGTAATTAATCTTTTCCTTTCTTACACTACAAAAGACTGTTTGGTACCAACTTATTTGCAATTTTGCTAATTGATTTTCGCTGAAAGTCAATTAAATTATGGTTATACTTagaaaaagtttttataaattatacataaacaTATAAGCTACTGTAGGTCAACTCCTATTTTGGTGAAACCCCATGCAACATCTTCTGTGGCAAAGTAGATGAAAATAAAATGGGGAATATTTTTTTCCAACTCAAGCTTAATATTCTACGGATTTGCCTCATGCACGTATGTGAATTTTACTCATAGTCCATGTTAATCTCTCAACAATCTATGTTTATATCATACGGGAGACATTATTTTGATCAAATTCACTGTCTTGGTTAGATTCAGTGGCGAGCTTAGCAACTACTAGATAATAACATGTACATCAATGACCAACGCATGTAAACATAATTAGCTAATGTTATAAtgagaaattataaaaattaatattttcaataggCAGATTGGagtcattatttttgttgaagaTGAAGACCTGCAAGTGTTGAAGATGAAAGCCTGCAATAATCACTATGCTACACGCAGTTTTTGTATTAAACAGAAAACTACAAGTCATTTACTTGAATGTCAATGAGCATGTGATGTACAAGTGACTTTAAGTTAGTTGGTTAGTGAAGTTATGATTtgtttagataccgcttattactgaaaactgaaaacttattgttgaaaatattataataaaataatttttaaatgtatgaatagtgccatgggacccagttttaaaacaaaatttgctgAATTTCATACTTGCAGATccaatgaacagtgcatgggacCCAGGGAAAAAACGCCAAACGCAGACGTCCCCTGTTTTCAATGCAATCCAAACAAAGCATTAGTTAATTTTCTGTTAGCATAAGTTAGTTATGCtctgtttctcttttctttcatgCTTTGTATATAAACCTCTATTAGATCAATAATAATCAGTTATGcatttttcctcattttttgttttgctccCAAATCTCAACAatttttaattaacttaatattttaatattttagttatttttgtacGTAAACAATCATAGATAATTTccaattttaaaagaattttaacttttatttgataaataaatgCATGGtaaggtattaaaaaaaattgttttgtatcttttattttgttaataaatggATGTTAGTTTGAATTTtcgtttttaaaaaataaataaataaaaagttcataCTTTGGCACCTCTCAATTGAAATTCTAGTTTTGTCTCTAACTTCGTATGCTATAAAAGACCAAATTGATTTAATTGGATGATGCACCTATATATGTGTAAGAttaatttgtgtaattaatcTTGTAATcgaattttatgtttttgtggtttttctttttctaagttGTTTTTATTGGTTGTTCACAGTTCACTCAAGCTATGAGGGATTGAATATCTTGTGTATGTTTTAATGATTGGCATGCTAGAACTTTGACATAGTCGCCTGATCTAGTGTCGAGACCGGCCAAGTAGTATCACGCTCCTGACTACATCGATCAACAATTGTAAAACTTACATGGCTCTCTTTTATTCTCCATGACATTAATGTGTTTCTCAATTCAATCACCTACTTTCTTCAATGATAACATCTCAACATATCATACCTCACCATCAATCCAATGTTTCATGATCACACTAGACATCAAGATTTATTACCACtttattttgaggaaaaaaaaaaagtctctatTGGCTCGCTTATTGCACAACACGTTTTAATTTGCGAATCTAATTAGGTCCTTGACAAGCACAGCTTGATCctttcaatttaagttattagGGAGTATTACAGGCAAGGACAACCAGTGGCGGCTCTAAGAAATTTTAATGATTGGCATGCTAGATGGTAAAAATATAGCCTAA
It encodes the following:
- the LOC126732851 gene encoding E3 ubiquitin-protein ligase APD2-like isoform X2: MCSTIHVLSRVQLDLANSQSFNLTGSKEDDIDKWCFAIAFVARLFIYAAVLALLAIVVFMIMRYLENLEDRRIEGEEVGTETNPLLSAKTMPITYGTCGDDLESGNFSCSSSSNSGSSNNTSTSSEDLYDGKVCVICYDEQRNCFFVPCGHCASCYACAQRIFNEENKTCPVCRRSIGKIRKLFAS
- the LOC126732851 gene encoding E3 ubiquitin-protein ligase APD2-like isoform X1 produces the protein MCSTIHVLSRVQLDLANSQSFNLTGSKEVYMDDIDKWCFAIAFVARLFIYAAVLALLAIVVFMIMRYLENLEDRRIEGEEVGTETNPLLSAKTMPITYGTCGDDLESGNFSCSSSSNSGSSNNTSTSSEDLYDGKVCVICYDEQRNCFFVPCGHCASCYACAQRIFNEENKTCPVCRRSIGKIRKLFAS